The Agromyces sp. G08B096 DNA window GTGTTCAGCCAGCCGAGTGACTGGATGATCTCGTACTGCGGCAGCAGGTAGAGCTGCGACGGCACCATCAGCACCGAGAGGAACAGCACGAACACGACGTTGCGGCCCCGGAACGGGATGCGCGCGAACGCGTAGCCCGCCATCGTGCAGAGCACGACCTGGCCGACGGTGCGACCGACGGTGAGCAGCACCGAGTTCAGGAACATCTGCGCGAACGGCATCGAGTCGAAGACCTCGGCGAAGTTCGTGAACACCCACGGGTCGGGGAGCACGATCGGCGGCACCTGCGCCGAGTCCTGGAAGGTCTTGAACGCCGTGAGGGTCTGCCAGATGAAGGGGAAGACCATCACGATCGCGCCGGCGGCGAGCAGCAGGTGGACGAGCCAGTGGCCGCGCCCGGTGCGGCGGCCCGGGCGGCGCGCACGGCCGGCGGATGCCCCGCGCCGGCCTCTGCGGCCCTCCCCGGTCGCCGCACCGGTCATCGCGCGCGTGTCGAGGGAGAGGTCACTCATAGTGCACCCACTTCTTCTGGAGCCGGAACTGCACGACCGTGAGCACGAGGATGATCAGCAGCAGCAGGAACGCGATCGCCGCCGCGTAGCCGCGCTCGTTGTCGAGGAAGCCGGCCTCGTAGAACAGGTAGACGATGGTGCGGGTGTTCGGCATGGCGGGGTTGCTGCGGCCGAGCATCATGTAGACGAGGTCGAACACCTGCAGCGCGCCGATCACGCTGATCACGCTCACGAAGAAGATCGAGGGGCTGAGCAGCGGAATGGTGATCGAGAAGAACTTCCGCACCGGGCCTGCGCCGTCGAGGTCGGCCGCCTCCATCACGGTGTCGGGGATGCCCTGCAGGCCCGCCAGGAAGATGACGATGTTGGTGCCGAGGCCCGCCCAGATGCCGACGACCGCGATCGAGACGAGCGCAGTGCTCGGATCGGTGAGCCAGCTGCGGCCGTCGATGCCGACCAGGCCGAGCACCTCGTTGAGCACGCCGTAGTCGCCGTTGTAGATCATGCGCCAGACGAGCGCGATGGCGGCGGGCATCGTCACGACGGGGATGAAGTAGAGGGTGCGGTAGACGCTCCGGCCGCGCAGGCCTGCGGTGTTCAGCAACGCGGCGATCGCGACGGCGATCGGGATGCCGACGAGCGCGATGACGGTGTAGATCGCGCTGTTCCGGAGCGCGCCGATGAGCTCGGGGTCCTGGAACAGGCGCGCGTAGTTCTCGAAACCGACGAACTCCGAGCCACCGAACGGACCCGACTTCGTGAACGACAGGATGAGGGTGCGCACCGTCGGCCACAGGTAGAACGCGAGCAGGCCGAGTGCGGTCGGGCCGATGAACAGCACGGCCCACCAGGCGGACTGGCCGGGCCCGCGGCGCCCTCCGCCGCGTCGTCGCCCGCGGCCGCCGGGCCGGCCGGGAGCGGCCGCGGGCCGCTCCCGGTCGAGCTCGGTGATCGGCGCCGCGGTGCGCTGCGCGATCAGGTCGGTCATGCGATCACTCCGACTCGGCGTCGAGCGCCGCCTGCATCTCGTCGGCGAGCTGGGCCAGACCGTCCTCGGGGGTGACGGTGCCCGCCCACACCTGGGAGAGGATCTCGCTCTCGATCGAGGTCCATGCGCTGGTGTTCTTCGAGACCGGGTAGGGCACGGCGGTCTCGAGCGCGTCGATGTAGACCTGCAGGTCGTACTGCGGCAGCGCGTCGACCCAGGCCTGCTGGGTGCCGGTGAACGCCGGGATGACGGTGCCGGTCTCGGCCTGGATCTTGGCGGCCTCCTCGGAGCTCGCGAACGCGGCGAACTCCTTCGCCAGGTCGAGGTGGGCGCTCTTGGCGTTGGCGACGTTCGCGACGCCGTGGATCACGCTCTGGTTGCCGTCGGGGCCCGCGGCGAGCGGTGCGACGTTCACCTTCTCGGCGATGTCGGGGTTGTCGGCGTAGGCGATGGCCGCCCACGAGCCGTTCTGGAACATCGCGACCTTGCCCGACAGGAAGAAGTCCTCGGGGTTGGTGTCGGTCATCTGCTGCGCGGTGGGCGACGAGCCGGCCTCGATGAGATCGGTCCAGAGCTCGATGCCGGCGAGCGCCTCGGGGCTGTCGTAGCCGGTGGTCGTGCCGTCGGCGGAGATGACCTCGCCGCCCGCCTGGGCGATGGAGTTGTAGTAGTTCTCCTGGCCGTACTGGCTCGCGGCGATGCCGTACTGGCCGGTCGCCGGGTCGGTGAGCTTCGCGGCGGCGGCCTTCAGGTCGTCCCAGGTCCAGCCGGCGGAGGGGTACTCCACGCCAGCGGCGTCGAACAGTTCGGTGTTGTACCAGAGCGCGACGGTGTCGAAGTCCTTCGGGGCGCCGTAGAGCTCGCCGTCGAAGGTGTAGAGGTCGATGAGGCCCTGCGGGTAGTCGGCGGGGTCGAGCGCGTCGTCGCCGAGCGGGGCGATCACGCCGTTCCCGGCGTAGAGCTGGAAGTTGGGGCCGTTCATCCAGAACACGTCGGCCGCCGAGCCGCCGGACACGGCCGTCTGCAGCTTGGTGAAGTACTCCTTGTACGGCGTCAGCTGGATCTCGATCTCGACGTTCGGGTGCTCCTCGGTGAACGCGTCGGCGATCTGCTCCATCGCGGGCTGCTGGTTCTGATCCCAGATGGCGTAGGTGAGCGTGACGTCGCCGCCGGCCTCGGCGTCGGCTCCGCCGGCGCAGCCGGCGAGCACGAGCAGGCTGGCACCTGAGACGGCGATGGCCGCGGCGAGGCGGCGCTGTGGGACGTGGCGCATGTGACTCCTTCGTCGGTGATGGCGGATGCCGCTCACGATCATGTTAATCGTTTAGCACGGCAAGATATCTGCGCCCCCGGCGGACGCGCAAGCATCGGATCCGATGCCCGGCGTGCACGCCGACTGCGCGATTCCACGGGTCCGAGAGACCCGGCCGGCCGCCGTGGCGCGTGATCGCGGCGATGCCCCGCGCGCAGTCCGAGTGCGCGAACGGAGCTCCCGATGCGCGAAATCCGTTCCAGCCCGAGCCGCCCGTCGGCAGCCGAGCAGCGCGCTGCCGTTTGCCGGTCGCGTCGACGCCTGCTAGCGTCCTGCAGATCGTGACCCGTCGACAGGAGGTGAGACCCATGAACGCAGCAGCAGTGGGTGCTCCCCAGTCGTCCACGATCGTGCGGCCGAAGTAGTCGTCGCCGGGAGCGCCGCATCGGCATCCCTCGAAAGGCGACTCCCATGGACCGCACCCCTTCCCTTCCTCCTCGTCCGCAGATCGACGCGGCCGGACGCATCCCCGCCGGTGAGCGCGCGCTCGTCCTCGGCGGCGGCGGATCCACCGGCAACGCCTGGCTGATCGGCGTCGTCGCCGGCTTGCACGCAGCCGGCCTCGACGTCACCTCCGCGGATCTCACGATCGGCACCTCGGCCGGATCGACGGCCGCGGCCCAGTTCGCCGGCGCGAGCCCGGCCGACCTGTTCGCCGCGACCGTCGCCGCCGTCCCGCCCGGCCGGGCCGGGCGCCCGGGCTCGGCAGGTCGCGTGCAGGCCGCGGCCGACCACATCGACCGGATGACCGCGACCGTGGCGGCGGCGCGCGACGCGGATGACCTGCGCCACCGGATGTGCGCCGCCGCGCTCGACCGGCCCGGATCCGCGGACGCCGAGCTGCAGGCCCGGTGGCGCGCCACGGTCGCGGCCCGGCTGCCACGGCCGGACTGGCCCGAACGCGCCGTGCTCATCACGGCGGTCGACGCCGAGCGGGCCGAACCGGTGGTGTTCGACCGGCTGAGCGGCGTGGAGCTCGCCGACGCGGTGGCCGCCAGCTGCTCGAGCGGGTTCGCGTACCGGATCGGCGACCGCCGGTACGTCGACGGCGGCTACCGGCGCAACGCGGAGAACGCCGACCTCGCGGCGGGGTACGGGCGCGTACTCGTGCTGTCGCCGTTCGGAGGACGCTCCTTCGCGCCGGCGGAATGGGGCACCGACCTCGCGGCCCAGGTCGACGAGCTTCGCGCGCAGGGCAGTCGCGTGGAGACCGTCACGCCCTCGCCGGACGCCGAGCGCCTGTTCGGCGCGAACGCGATGGACCTCTCGCTTCGGCCCGACGCGGCACGCGCCGGATTCGCGCAGGGTGAGGCGCTGGCGGGGCGGCTGGCCCGATTCTGGGCCTGAGGGCGAATGGCGCTCGACGCGGCCGCGGTCGAGCGCTACGATCGAATCGATTCGAGTCGAATCGATTCGAGCCACCTTCTTCAGCCCACCCCGACCACCTCAGCGAGGAGCACACGATGGCGCACGAGGCATCCGTCGATAGCGTGGACGCCGTGAGCGACCGCGGAACCGAGCGAGCCGGCCGGCCGTCGCGGGCGCCGCACGGCGCACGCGCCTGGCGCAACGCGGTCTTCGCGGTGTTCTTCCTCAGCGGGCTCAGCATGGCCAGCTGGGTGGCGCGCATCCCCGCCGTCCGCGACTTCACCGATCTCTCGACGCAGGGCGTGGGCCTCGTCATCCTCAGCATGTCGATCGGCTCCATCGTCGGTCTCGTCGTCGCCCCGCTCGTGCTCGCGAGGTGGGGCACGCGCATCGGCGAGACGGCCATGCTCGGCACCGTCTCGGTGGGGCTCGTGCTCATCGGACTCGGCGGCTCGGTGGTGCCCTCGGTGCCGCTGGTCGTCATCGGGCTCGTGCTCTTCGGGTTCGGCAACGGCGCCGTCGACGTCATGATGAACGTCGACGGGGCGATGGCCGAGAAGGAGATCGGCAAGACGCTCATGCCGCTCATGCACGCCTTCTTCAGCTTCGGCACGGTCGCGGGCGCCGGTCTCGCCGTGGTCGCCTCGGCCATCGACCTCGCCGTCATCTGGCACCTCGGCGCCGTCGCGGTGCTGATCGCGGTCGCGGTCGGCATCGCCGTGCGGTTCGTGCCCCGCGACTCCTCCGACTCGGTCGCGCAGCAGCGGGCGGATGCCTCCGCCCCGCGCCGCCCGTGGCGCGAGCGGGTCCGCGAGAGCCTGTCGGTCTGGGCCGACCCCGGACTCCTGCTCATCGGCGCGATCATGCTCAGCATGTCGTTCGCCGAGGGCAGCGCGAACGACTGGATCGCCCTCGCCGCGGTCGACGGGCACGGCTACGACCAGACCACGGGCGCGATGGTCTTCACCGTCTTCACCATCTCGATGACGGTCGCCCGCGTGCTCGGCGGTCCCGTGCTCGACCGGTTCGGCCGGGTTGCCGTGCTGCGCGTGCTGTCGGCGACGGGCGTGGTCGGCCTCGGCCTGTTCATCTTCGGCACCGAGCCCTGGATGATCGTCATCGGCACGGCCCTCTGGGCGGTCGGCTGCTCGCTCGGCTTCCCGGTCGGCATGTCGGCCGCGGCCGATCACCCGCACCGGTCGGCGGCGCGCGTCTCCGCGGTCGCGATCATCGGCTACTGCGCCTTCCTCGCCGGCCCGCCGCTGCTCGGCTTCCTCGGCGAGCACTACGGGCTGCTGAACGCGCTGCTCGTGCTCATGGGGCTCATGGTCGTGGCGGGCCTGCTCGCCCCCGCGGCCCGCGAGCACTCGCGGCGCCTCGGCTGAGCGGGGGGGTCGCGTGAGCGGGCGGGTCGACTGAGCAGGCGGGTCGCCGGCGCGTCCTAGACTCGAACGGTGCGTCTCGTCATCGCCCGCTGCTCCGTCGACTACGCGGGGCGCCTCTCGGCGCATCTGCCGCTCGCGACCCGGCTGCTCATGGTCAAGGGCGACGGAAGCCTCCTCGTGCACTCCGACGGCGGCAGCTACAAGCCGCTGAACTGGATGAGCCCGCCGTGCACGCTCGCGACCTCCGAGCCCGACGAGGAGCAGCGTGCCGCCGGCATCTCCGAGGTCTGGACCGTCACGCACAAGAAGACGGCCGACCGCCTCGTCGTCTCGATCCACGAGGTGCTGCACGACTCCAATCACGATCTCGGCGTCGACCCCGGTCTGGTGAAGGACGGCGTGGAGTCGCACCTGCAGCAGCTGCTCGCCGAGCAGATCGAACTGCTCGGCGACGGCTACCGACTGGTGCGCCGCGAGTACATGACGGCGATCGGCCCGGTCGACATCCTGGCGACGGATGCCTCGGGCGCGAGCGTCGCCGTCGAGCTGAAGCGCCGCGGCGACATCGACGGCGTGGAGCAGCTCACCCGCTACCTCGAGCTGATGAACCGCGACCCGCTGCTCGCACCCGTCACCGGGGTCTTCGCCGCGCAGGAGATCAAGCCGCAGGCGCGCACGCTCGCCGAGGACCGGGGCATCCGCTGCGTGGTGCTCGATTACGACGCGATGCGGGGCATCGAGGGCGGCCACGCGCGGTTGTTCTGACCGTTTCCTGAGCGGTGCTCGGGATTCGTGCGCCTAGGATGTCACGGTGACCTCGACGCTTCCCACCCGAACGGCCCAGGCGCCCGCGCGCACCTGGACGGCCGTGCTCTTCGACCTCGACGGCACCATCGTCGACTCGGAGACGGAGATCACGAACTCCCTCGCGCACATGTTCGTCACGATGGGCCTGCCCGTGCCCGACGACGAGACGCTGCGCTCGTACGTCGGCCCGCCCCTGCTCGACAGCCTGCGCATGACCGCGGGCTTCACCGACGCGGACGCGTGGGAGGCGCTGCACGTCTACCGTGACCACTACGACGAGCACCTGCTCGCCTCGCCCGTGTTCCCGGGCGTCGCCGGCGTCCTCGAGCGGCTGCACGCTGCGGGCATGCCGATCGCCCTCGCGACCTCGAAGCCCGAGTCGATGGCCCGTCTCGTCCTCGAGCACACGGGGCTCGCGAAGTACTTCGACGTCATCGCCGGCGCGAGCGAGGACGAGGAGCGCAGCACGAAGGCCGACGTCGTGGCCGAAGCGCTGCGCCGGCTGCAGGCCCAGGGCGTCGACACGGCCGATGCCGTCATGGTCGGCGACCGCGGCTACGACACGCTCGGCGCGGCGGCCAACGGCGTGCCGACGATCCTCGTCGAGTGGGGCTACGGCTCGCCCGCCGAGGCGCAGGACGCCTTCGCGGTGGTGCACTCGGCCGACCAGCTGCGCTCGCTGCTGCTCGGCTGACCCGGACTACTCCTCGGCGTTCACGACCTCGACGGTGAAGGCCACCGACTCGCCCGTCGCGGTGTTGTCGAGGGTCACGTCGGTCTCGCCGACGGCGAGCGCCTCCAGCCCCGGATCGAACTGCGCGCTGCCGTCGTCACGGCCGGGCGTGAACGAGACGATGGACTCGTCTGCGATGTCGGCCGTCCACTCCGTGTAGGTCTCGTCGTCGCCGGTGAGGTCGATGACGTTGCCGACCTGCACTTCGACCGTGGTGCCCTCGAGCTCCGCGATCTCCACGACGACCGGCGCGGGCAGCCCGTCGGAGCGTCCATCGGTCGGCTCAGGCGTCGCGTCGCCTCCCGATCCGGCCGTGCATCCGGCGAGCGCGAGCGCCCCCACGACAGCGATCACGGATGCCACGAATCCGATGTTGCTCCGCATCTCGTCCTCCCCCTCGAACGATCGGCGCCTCCCCCGACGCACCGGGTTCAGGCTAGCGCGGCGGTCGCGGACGCAGACGAGCCCGGCACCCCGCACGGGAATCCTCCAACAGTGAGTCATCCTCATCGAACAGCCTTCGAGCTGCGCTCGTCTTCACGCAGCATCCTTGTGCGTCGCGCACGATTCCCGCGTCTTCCTCGGAACATCGGCGGTTGGGTCTTCCCCCCGAGTGGGGGTCACCGGCAGGATGCCTGCTACGTCCGTCCACTCGGCGGACGTCAGTCGTGTCGAGCGGATACCCCGCACGACACTCGGAGGGAGAACCAATGTCACATCGCACCACGCGCGCGCGCAGGCGCGCGGTGGCGTCGATCCCGATGATCGCGCTCGTCGCCACCGGCCTCACGGCCTTCGGCGCGAGCGCGGCCTCGGCGGAGACGTCACGCCCGGCGGCGCCCGTGATCTCGGACGACGAGTACTACATGAACTACGTGGCCCCGCGGGCCGAAGCCGTCGTCGGCAGCGACGAGGAGGCCGTCTACGACATCAATGGCAACAAGGTCGTCGGCACCGGGTCGCCCGACGAGACCGCGGCCGCCCTCGAGGCCGCCACCGCGATCGACCAGAAGTTCGCCCAGGGCAACCCCCAGGCGGCCGAGGGCCTCGCCATGCTCGAGAGCCAGTCGATCGAGACCGGCAAGAGCCCCAAGGAGCTCAAGCAGGAGAACCGCGGCACGGGGCACGGCCACAAGAAGCCGAAGAAGGACCCCAACTACAAGCAGGCCGACGAGACGCAGGAAGCCAAGCTCCTCACGATCCTCGTGGAGTTCGACGAGAACGCCAACGACGACTTCTCCGACCTCTACGTGCCCACCGAATGGGGCGGCACCGAGTGCAAGCCCGGCGACGTGCAGAACGGCCCCCTCCACAACAACATCCCGAACCCCGCCGACTACGAGCTCGAGGACAACAACTCGATGTGGGTGCCCGACTTCAGCTCGGAGCACTTCAACAAGATGCTCTTCACCGACGAGGGCATCACGGAGCGCGTGCGCACCGACCTGACCGGCCCTGACGGGAAGCCCGGCTTCGACATCTCCGGCTACACGATGAAGAACATGTACGAGGAGATGTCGCACGGCGCCTACACGGTCACCGGCGCGGCGACCCCCTGGATCAAGGTGCCCCACTCCGAGGCGTACTACGGCGCCACGGTCTGCCACCTGAACGAGGAGGGCGTGTACGAGGCCGGCCCCATGCAGGACATGCAGGGCCACCCCGACAACCCGCTCGGCCCGGGCCAGCTCCCGATCGACGCCGTGGGCGCCCTCGCCGAGGCGCAGCCCGACTTCCCGTGGGCCGACTACGACATCGAGGACCAGGGCGACCGTGACGGCGACGGCAACGTGCTCGAGCCCGACGGCGTGATCGACCACGTCGTGCTCGTCCACGCCGGCGAGGACAAGTCGGGCGGCGGCGGGGCCGAGGGCACGTACGCCATCTGGGCGCACTCCTCCGCCGTCGCCGGCGGCGCCGACATCCCCGGCACCGACCTCAAGCTGTCGAACTACATCGTGCAGCCCGAGGACTCGGGCGTCGGCGTGTTCGCGCACGAGTACGGCCACGACCTCGGCCTGCCCGACCTCTACGACACGTCCAACGCGGCCAGCTCCGACGTCGACTTCTGGGACCTCATGAGCTCCGGCTCGCACGCGGGACCGATCTTCCAGTCGATGCCGACGCACATGGGCCTCTGGGACAAGTGGGTGCTCGGCTGGGCCGACCCGCTCGAGGTGAACCCCGGCGACGACGAGCTCACCGTCAAGGTCGGCCAGAACTCGCGCCCCATCAAGGGCACCGAGGACGGCGTGAAGATCAACCTGCCCGACAAGGTGATCACCCTCGCGACCCCGCACAGCGGCGAGCACATGTGGTACACCGGCGCCGACCAGGACTGGGCCGACCTCCGGCTCGGCCGCACGATCGACGTCCCCGCCACCGAGCCGAAGTTCTGGATGTGGAACGACTTCGTGATCGAGGAGGACTGGGACTACGGCTACGTCGAGGTCTCGACCGACGGCGGCACCACCTGGACCGAGCAGAAGGTCTTCTCCGAGGACGGCACCGAGGTGTCGACGCCCGACGGGTACGCCGACCCGAACGGCCGCATGGCCGACTTCGGCGCCGCCGAGGGTGCGCCCAAGCAGTACGGCCTCACCGGCTCGAGCGAGGGCTGGCGTCACGACTACGTCGACCTCACCCCGTACGCCGGCACGACGGTGCAGCTGCGCCTGCGGCTCGCGACGGACGCCGCCTACCAGGACCGCGGCTGGTTCACCGACGACCTCGCGGTCACGAGCGGTGCGGACGTGGTCTGGAGCGACGACGTCGAGTCGGGCGACGACAACGGCTGGACCAAGGAGGTCGCCTCGTTCACGACGACCACCGGCCCCGGCTGGCGTCAGGACACCGGCACGTCGGTGAAGGCGCAGTACTACCTGGCGGAATGGCGCAACTTCGACGGCTTCGACGAGGGCCTGAAGTACGGCTACAACAGCATCTACCAGGACGGTGCGTGGAAGGTCGAGAAGCTCGCGTACAACGCGCCGGGCATGCTCGTCTGGTACCGCGACACCACGTACGGCAACTCGAACATGATCACGGCCAACGAGACCGCGCTGCCGAGCTACGGCGCCAAGGGCGGTCTGCTCGTCGTGGACAGCCACTTCAACCCGCTGCAGCGCACGGGTGAGGCGGCCGAGGCCGACCCGTCGACCATGAACGCGATGCCCTCGCGGGCGCAGTCTTCGAATGCGGCCTTCGGTCTGCAGGCGACGTACCCCTTCACGGAGTGCTTCATCCTGACCGACCCGAGCGACGAGTACTGCACCGACATCCCCGCCCTCGACCCGGTGCGCACCTTCACCGACGACCAGGGCTGGGTGCCGGGCTTCGCGCTGAACCCGCAGACCGGCCAGCTGTACTACCGCGACCGTGACGCCTCGACGGTCGTGCCGTCGGTCGGCAACGCGCAGTACACGACACCGCTGTACGACCTGCAGGGCAACCGCCTGCCGCAGTACGACGGCGTCGACGTCGGCTACGGGCCCTTCGGCTCGGGCAACCCGGCCGACTCGGGCGTGGGCTACGGCACGGTCATCTCGGTGAAGAAGGCCATGAAGGGCAACACGTCCGCGCTGTTCAGCATCACCCCGCCGAGCGCGGAGTGAGGCCGACGGCCTGAACCGGCGGAGGGCCGGAGCCTGCGGGCTCCGGCCCTCCGTCGTGCGGGCAGTAGGCTGACGCCGACCCGAGGAGGTGTCGTGCCCGAGACCCGAGGCATCCGTTCACCCGAGCGCGAGCTCACCGCACCCGTCTCGCTCACCGGCGCCGACGGGCGGCTGAACCGCGACGCGGTGGGGTGGACGAGGCATCCGCTGCACGACACCGGTGGCATCGGCCACGGCCGCACCGCGTGGGGGCGCAACAAGCGCTGGGAGTACTGGGCGATCACGTCGCCCGAGCTCATCGTCGCGGTCACCGTCGCGACGCTCGACTATGCGACGCTCAGCCAGGTGTGGGCGCTCGATCGCCGCACCGGCGCCGAGATCGACCGGTCGGCCGTCACCCCGCTCTCGCGTGGCGTCGAGCTGCCCGGCACCCTGGGCAAGGGGCTCGCGACGGCACGGGTTCCGGGCATCGAGGTCGACCTCGACGAGATCGAGGGCGGCACACGCATCCGGGCTCGGACCGACCGCGTCGACCTCGACGTGGTCGCGGAGCGGCCGGCCGGGCACGAGGCGCTCGGCGTGGTCGTGCCGTGGAGCGACCGCCGGTTCCAGTACACGGTGAAGGATGTCGCGCGGCCCGCGCGCGGCACCGTCGCCGTCGACGGGCACCGCGTCGAGCTGCCCGCCG harbors:
- a CDS encoding HAD hydrolase-like protein, whose protein sequence is MTSTLPTRTAQAPARTWTAVLFDLDGTIVDSETEITNSLAHMFVTMGLPVPDDETLRSYVGPPLLDSLRMTAGFTDADAWEALHVYRDHYDEHLLASPVFPGVAGVLERLHAAGMPIALATSKPESMARLVLEHTGLAKYFDVIAGASEDEERSTKADVVAEALRRLQAQGVDTADAVMVGDRGYDTLGAAANGVPTILVEWGYGSPAEAQDAFAVVHSADQLRSLLLG
- a CDS encoding DUF2804 domain-containing protein, translating into MPETRGIRSPERELTAPVSLTGADGRLNRDAVGWTRHPLHDTGGIGHGRTAWGRNKRWEYWAITSPELIVAVTVATLDYATLSQVWALDRRTGAEIDRSAVTPLSRGVELPGTLGKGLATARVPGIEVDLDEIEGGTRIRARTDRVDLDVVAERPAGHEALGVVVPWSDRRFQYTVKDVARPARGTVAVDGHRVELPAGESWAVLDHGRGRWPYSMRWHWGAASGIEHGVRIGLQLGGLWTAGTGSTENALSVDGRLSKIGDELDWRFDPGDHLAPWTITGERVDLVFTPFHDRHARTALGVIHSETHQCFGTYCGTVIDDDGKSQSVDALLGWAEVVRNRW
- a CDS encoding sugar ABC transporter permease, with protein sequence MTDLIAQRTAAPITELDRERPAAAPGRPGGRGRRRGGGRRGPGQSAWWAVLFIGPTALGLLAFYLWPTVRTLILSFTKSGPFGGSEFVGFENYARLFQDPELIGALRNSAIYTVIALVGIPIAVAIAALLNTAGLRGRSVYRTLYFIPVVTMPAAIALVWRMIYNGDYGVLNEVLGLVGIDGRSWLTDPSTALVSIAVVGIWAGLGTNIVIFLAGLQGIPDTVMEAADLDGAGPVRKFFSITIPLLSPSIFFVSVISVIGALQVFDLVYMMLGRSNPAMPNTRTIVYLFYEAGFLDNERGYAAAIAFLLLLIILVLTVVQFRLQKKWVHYE
- a CDS encoding immune inhibitor A domain-containing protein, translated to MSHRTTRARRRAVASIPMIALVATGLTAFGASAASAETSRPAAPVISDDEYYMNYVAPRAEAVVGSDEEAVYDINGNKVVGTGSPDETAAALEAATAIDQKFAQGNPQAAEGLAMLESQSIETGKSPKELKQENRGTGHGHKKPKKDPNYKQADETQEAKLLTILVEFDENANDDFSDLYVPTEWGGTECKPGDVQNGPLHNNIPNPADYELEDNNSMWVPDFSSEHFNKMLFTDEGITERVRTDLTGPDGKPGFDISGYTMKNMYEEMSHGAYTVTGAATPWIKVPHSEAYYGATVCHLNEEGVYEAGPMQDMQGHPDNPLGPGQLPIDAVGALAEAQPDFPWADYDIEDQGDRDGDGNVLEPDGVIDHVVLVHAGEDKSGGGGAEGTYAIWAHSSAVAGGADIPGTDLKLSNYIVQPEDSGVGVFAHEYGHDLGLPDLYDTSNAASSDVDFWDLMSSGSHAGPIFQSMPTHMGLWDKWVLGWADPLEVNPGDDELTVKVGQNSRPIKGTEDGVKINLPDKVITLATPHSGEHMWYTGADQDWADLRLGRTIDVPATEPKFWMWNDFVIEEDWDYGYVEVSTDGGTTWTEQKVFSEDGTEVSTPDGYADPNGRMADFGAAEGAPKQYGLTGSSEGWRHDYVDLTPYAGTTVQLRLRLATDAAYQDRGWFTDDLAVTSGADVVWSDDVESGDDNGWTKEVASFTTTTGPGWRQDTGTSVKAQYYLAEWRNFDGFDEGLKYGYNSIYQDGAWKVEKLAYNAPGMLVWYRDTTYGNSNMITANETALPSYGAKGGLLVVDSHFNPLQRTGEAAEADPSTMNAMPSRAQSSNAAFGLQATYPFTECFILTDPSDEYCTDIPALDPVRTFTDDQGWVPGFALNPQTGQLYYRDRDASTVVPSVGNAQYTTPLYDLQGNRLPQYDGVDVGYGPFGSGNPADSGVGYGTVISVKKAMKGNTSALFSITPPSAE
- a CDS encoding sugar ABC transporter substrate-binding protein yields the protein MRHVPQRRLAAAIAVSGASLLVLAGCAGGADAEAGGDVTLTYAIWDQNQQPAMEQIADAFTEEHPNVEIEIQLTPYKEYFTKLQTAVSGGSAADVFWMNGPNFQLYAGNGVIAPLGDDALDPADYPQGLIDLYTFDGELYGAPKDFDTVALWYNTELFDAAGVEYPSAGWTWDDLKAAAAKLTDPATGQYGIAASQYGQENYYNSIAQAGGEVISADGTTTGYDSPEALAGIELWTDLIEAGSSPTAQQMTDTNPEDFFLSGKVAMFQNGSWAAIAYADNPDIAEKVNVAPLAAGPDGNQSVIHGVANVANAKSAHLDLAKEFAAFASSEEAAKIQAETGTVIPAFTGTQQAWVDALPQYDLQVYIDALETAVPYPVSKNTSAWTSIESEILSQVWAGTVTPEDGLAQLADEMQAALDAESE
- a CDS encoding MFS transporter; translation: MSDRGTERAGRPSRAPHGARAWRNAVFAVFFLSGLSMASWVARIPAVRDFTDLSTQGVGLVILSMSIGSIVGLVVAPLVLARWGTRIGETAMLGTVSVGLVLIGLGGSVVPSVPLVVIGLVLFGFGNGAVDVMMNVDGAMAEKEIGKTLMPLMHAFFSFGTVAGAGLAVVASAIDLAVIWHLGAVAVLIAVAVGIAVRFVPRDSSDSVAQQRADASAPRRPWRERVRESLSVWADPGLLLIGAIMLSMSFAEGSANDWIALAAVDGHGYDQTTGAMVFTVFTISMTVARVLGGPVLDRFGRVAVLRVLSATGVVGLGLFIFGTEPWMIVIGTALWAVGCSLGFPVGMSAAADHPHRSAARVSAVAIIGYCAFLAGPPLLGFLGEHYGLLNALLVLMGLMVVAGLLAPAAREHSRRLG
- a CDS encoding patatin-like phospholipase family protein, with amino-acid sequence MDRTPSLPPRPQIDAAGRIPAGERALVLGGGGSTGNAWLIGVVAGLHAAGLDVTSADLTIGTSAGSTAAAQFAGASPADLFAATVAAVPPGRAGRPGSAGRVQAAADHIDRMTATVAAARDADDLRHRMCAAALDRPGSADAELQARWRATVAARLPRPDWPERAVLITAVDAERAEPVVFDRLSGVELADAVAASCSSGFAYRIGDRRYVDGGYRRNAENADLAAGYGRVLVLSPFGGRSFAPAEWGTDLAAQVDELRAQGSRVETVTPSPDAERLFGANAMDLSLRPDAARAGFAQGEALAGRLARFWA
- a CDS encoding carbohydrate ABC transporter permease, coding for MSDLSLDTRAMTGAATGEGRRGRRGASAGRARRPGRRTGRGHWLVHLLLAAGAIVMVFPFIWQTLTAFKTFQDSAQVPPIVLPDPWVFTNFAEVFDSMPFAQMFLNSVLLTVGRTVGQVVLCTMAGYAFARIPFRGRNVVFVLFLSVLMVPSQLYLLPQYEIIQSLGWLNTLQALIVPGIFSAFGTFLMRQFFMSMPAELEEAARIDGANPWQTFWRIMVPLAKPGIVALTVFTVLWSWNDLLWPLVVTTDPARMPLSVGLSQLVGLHGTDYPVLMAGALLATLPMLVTFMILQRQFIQGIAFSGTKG
- the nucS gene encoding endonuclease NucS, giving the protein MRLVIARCSVDYAGRLSAHLPLATRLLMVKGDGSLLVHSDGGSYKPLNWMSPPCTLATSEPDEEQRAAGISEVWTVTHKKTADRLVVSIHEVLHDSNHDLGVDPGLVKDGVESHLQQLLAEQIELLGDGYRLVRREYMTAIGPVDILATDASGASVAVELKRRGDIDGVEQLTRYLELMNRDPLLAPVTGVFAAQEIKPQARTLAEDRGIRCVVLDYDAMRGIEGGHARLF